One Vanessa cardui chromosome 4, ilVanCard2.1, whole genome shotgun sequence genomic window carries:
- the LOC124544347 gene encoding uncharacterized protein LOC124544347, which translates to MEINERSNGASWRWPLLVAVTVLNISLPSLVLSYGVFWIHLANYEVPLWLGLAAPSIFILIYGLTQCWFREAADSWGGSIGYRVMASFGLVLVILGLIICAFIPYHIQPFVYGIFCGVGSSLISAQVDAVLFETYDSRLGFIRGLCYTGQAVGQSTFPHILYVLIEKYGYHFSYIVLAGIMLQTLPAIMLLKIDETRKSNYLSRYKELSQTFMVFKNDSMDNFYGTELKLHDLSKKCWNNPSNDNLHRLDELDFDDGSIIETITPPPSPEEKRRNIFGVEILPEIPEESEESDEDEQSVTSINNNKKRLSVAIKRLSTLGDNLDGCIINQLRKDSQCHGDANDKDYSEVEVTYETIAPVTDIHTEKILNSFSFRCQSAYVNMKRKLWIPSYRIYRIRRRILYLMYNINDTFVKPLTRSLSCFKFYPALLLSFTKLTLTGVGIVLLPMIGLQLRPRIAVLENNFLMSLHGFTWVCFLMCTPWLAQTPKRNFKYVAVCGLIITTCACFVLAEARNHDSFAIGCVMAGFGYGAVTSCWESAAQDFVGARKWPKIHSTLETLSAILQALLVVGLFFVLRQESGLQFSMLILGVILAVCTLIWSVIAIVSIYKSKLRSFSLKKNRGFT; encoded by the exons ATGGAGATTAATGAGCGATCCAATGGCGCGAGCTGGCGGTGGCCACTTCTTGTCGCGGTTACGGTGTTGAAC aTCAGTTTGCCAAGTTTGGTGCTTTCTTATGGTGTGTTTTGGATACATTTGGCGAATTACGAAGTTCCTTTATGGCTTGGTCTGGCTGCTCCGTCAATCTTCATCCTAATTTATGGGTTAACAC AATGCTGGTTCAGAGAGGCAGCTGACTCATGGGGCGGGTCAATAGGGTACCGGGTTATGGCTTCATTTGGACTTGTACTTGTGATACTTGGGTTAATAATTTGCGCCTTCATCCCTTACCATATACAACCGTTCGTGTATGGTATATTCTGTG GTGTAGGTTCATCGCTAATATCGGCGCAAGTAGATGCAGTTCTCTTCGAAACATATGATTCACGTCTGGGGTTCATACGAGGGTTGTGTTATACAGGCCAGGCAGTCGGCCAATCCACTTTTCCACATATATTATACGTGCTCATAGAAAAATACGGCTACCACTTCTCGTACATAGTATTGGCAGGTATCATGTTGCAGACATTGCCGGCAATAATGTTGCTGAAAATAGATGAAACTAGAAAATCCAACTACTTATCTAGATACAAGGAATTGTCACAAACTTTTATGGTTTTCAAAAACGATTCTATGGACAATTTCTATGGTACTGAACTAAAACTTCACGATTTGAGTAAAAAGTGTTGGAACAATCCCTCGAATGATAATCTACACAGGCTGGACGAATTGGATTTCGATGACGGTAGTATAATAGAAACGATAACACCCCCTCCTAGTCCGGAAGAAAAGAGAAGGAACATATTTGGGGTTGAAATTCTACCAGAAATACCAGAGGAAAGCGAAGAGAGTGACGAAGACGAGCAGAGTGTgacaagtataaataataataagaaacgCCTCAGTGTCGCCATAAAAAGGTTAAGTACGTTGGGCGACAATCTTGACGGAtgtattataaatcaattaagaAAAGATTCTCAGTGCCATGGGGATGCAAATGACAAAGATTACTCGGAAGTCGAAGTCACCTATGAGACCATAGCGCCCGTTACTGATATTCACACTGAGAAAATCCTAAACTCTTTTAGCTTTCGATGTCAATCCGCGTACGTGAATATGAAGAGAAAATTATGGATACCATCGTATAGAATTTATAGGATAAGACGAAGAATTTTGTACctgatgtataatattaatgacacATTTGTGAAACCGTTAACGAGGTCACtttcttgttttaaattttatccagctttattattaagtttcacTAAATTGACTCTAACAGGAGTTGGGATCGTGTTGTTGCCAATGATTGGCTTGCAGCTGCGACCTAGAATAGCAGTGCTGGAAAATAACTTCTTAATGTCTTTACATGGATTCACTTGGGTGTGTTTCCTGATGTGCACGCCATGGCTGGCACAAACTCCTAAGAGAAACTTTAAGTACGTTGCAGTCTGTGGGCTCATCATAACAACTTGTGCTTGCTttg tgttgGCAGAAGCCAGAAACCATGACTCATTTGCTATCGGCTGTGTGATGGCCGGCTTCGGATATGGAGCTGTAACTTCGTGCTGGGAATCAGCCGCCCAAGACTTCGTTGGAGCACGCAAATGGCCAAAAATTCACAGTACACTAGAAACCCTATCAGCGATCCTCCAGGCTTTGCTTGTCGTGGGATTGTTCTTTGTACTGCGGCAAGAAAGTGGTCTCCAattttcaatgttaattttAGGTGTAATACTGGCTGTTTGTACATTAATTTGGTCTGTCATCGCAATTGTATCGATTTACAAGAGCAAACTTCGatcatttagtttaaaaaagaaCCGTGGTTTTACTTAA